In a genomic window of Silurus meridionalis isolate SWU-2019-XX chromosome 27, ASM1480568v1, whole genome shotgun sequence:
- the LOC124380475 gene encoding leucine-rich repeat-containing protein 43-like isoform X4, whose product MACHTLTSAIDKLVHSLCLESFPCGRGSWRKPTLQDSKDWDDEDDDEESTGAQFEELDNLCDLLRSPLSPWHQEASWSPQTLDLRELAVKAPKKINADRIYSSLTTLRVVDKGVSVIDDGLLKFRNLEQLVLTVNNIAEVPSKNLPKTLKVLELYGNQISNLESLNTELPPHLLHLGLGNNRLGSPEDLQYFAVSRWPQLMSLDLSWAGYTEQYALVDALSTLPRLRSLVLEGNPLTLTTLYPGFTLDSLDRLLYLDETRISPEDRRRYRGLAKLRASVSEEAEVIVCVKKIKGVPNSLLLNDAEAEFPLVNYSYSVSYEFFDESQSQKSVHAEDQTSQNILQRLTPVPCTSSEHQDHALSVPVAMNWTTTQAWAEEIEFNHSSTHRIRDLAALKNFFLRGLWITVEEQKVLSWPASRPESSGTKASANKKEKKASSAGTKSKVKKKKKESELELIHEQPIKQTLGSVHVKLKDLLEGKSQSEEQYDMVVKHSIRPEVSKVKQKSKKSNRENKEENPTSKKV is encoded by the exons ATGGCCTGTCACACACTCACGTCAGCCATCGACAAACTCGTACACAGCCTGTGTTTGGAAAGTTTCCCATGTGGCAGAGGGAGCTGG CGCAAGCCAACATTACAAGATTCTAAAGACtgggatgatgaagatgatgatgaagaaagcACAGGCGCACAGTTCGAGGAGTTGGATAATCTCTGTGACCTGCTCCGAAGTCCACTATCACCGTGGCATCAGGAAGCATCATGGAGTCCTCAGACCTTAGATTTGAGAGAACTGGCTGTAAAGGcaccaaaaaaaatcaatgcagaCCGCATATATTCATCCTTAACAACCCTGCGCGTCGTGGACAAAGGG GTCTCGGTTATTGACGATGGACTGCTGAAGTTCCGAAATCTGGAACAACTCGTATTAACTGTTAACAACATCGCAGAGGTTCCTTCAAAGAACCTTCCCAAGACGCTTAAG GTTCTTGAACTGTACGGCAATCAGATTTCCAATCTCGAGAGTCTGAACACAGAACTTCCTCCCCATCTCCTGCATTTAGGTCTCGGTAACAACAGGCTTGGCTCTCCTGAAGACCTCCAGTATTTTGCTGTCAGTCGTTG GCCCCAGCTGATGTCTCTTGATCTGAGTTGGGCTGGATATACAGAACAATATGCTCTTGTGGACGCGCTCTCTACGTTGCCTCGCTTACGGAGTTTAGTTCTCGAAGGCAACCCTCTAACTTTAACCACCTTATACCCGGGATTTACACTGGACAGCTTAGATCGCTTGCTCTACCTTGATGAAACTCGAATATCCCCAGAAGATCGACGTCGCTACAGGGGCCTTGCGAAACTCAGAg CATCAGTCTCTGAGGAAGCAGAGGTGATCGTGTGTGTAAAGAAGATAAAGGGAGTCCCTAACTCTTTGCTGTTGAACGACGCTGAAGCCGAGTTCCCCCTGGTCAACTACAGCTATTCTGTTTCCTATGAATTCTTTGATGAAAGTCAGTCCCAGAAAAGT GTACATGCTGAGGATCAAACATCGCAAAATATCCTACAGAGATTAACCCCGGTTCCATGTACGTCGTCGGAGCACCAGGATCACG CCCTTAGCGTTCCTGTAGCTATGAACTGGACAACAACGCAAGCTTGGGCTGAAGAAATTGAGTTTAATCACTCCAGCACCCACCGCATCCGAGACCTGGCAGCTCTCAAGAACTTTTTTCTCAGGGGCCTTTGGATCACTGTGGAAGAGCAAAAG GTTTTGTCATGGCCTGCATCTCGTCCTGAAAGCAGTGGAACCAAAGCATcggcaaacaaaaaagaaaaaaag GCCTCATCGGCAGGAACAAAATCAAAagttaagaagaaaaaaaaggaatccgAGCTTGAGCTGATACATGAACAACCTATCAAGCAAACCCTTGGTTCAGTACATGTAAAGCTGAAAGACCTACTGGAAGGAAAGAGTCAAAGTGAAGAGCAGTATGACATGGTGGTGAAGCACTCCATCAGACCAGAGGTTTCCAAAGTTAAG CAGAAAAGTAAGAAGTCCAAccgagaaaataaagaagaaaacccAACTTCTAAAAAAG TTTGA
- the LOC124380475 gene encoding leucine-rich repeat-containing protein 43-like isoform X2, which produces MACHTLTSAIDKLVHSLCLESFPCGRGSWRKPTLQDSKDWDDEDDDEESTGAQFEELDNLCDLLRSPLSPWHQEASWSPQTLDLRELAVKAPKKINADRIYSSLTTLRVVDKGVSVIDDGLLKFRNLEQLVLTVNNIAEVPSKNLPKTLKVLELYGNQISNLESLNTELPPHLLHLGLGNNRLGSPEDLQYFAVSRWPQLMSLDLSWAGYTEQYALVDALSTLPRLRSLVLEGNPLTLTTLYPGFTLDSLDRLLYLDETRISPEDRRRYRGLAKLRASVSEEAEVIVCVKKIKGVPNSLLLNDAEAEFPLVNYSYSVSYEFFDESQSQKSVHAEDQTSQNILQRLTPVPCTSSEHQDHALSVPVAMNWTTTQAWAEEIEFNHSSTHRIRDLAALKNFFLRGLWITVEEQKVLSWPASRPESSGTKASANKKEKKASSAGTKSKVKKKKKESELELIHEQPIKQTLGSVHVKLKDLLEGKSQSEEQYDMVVKHSIRPEVSKVKKSKKSNRENKEENPTSKKGKVSKEMATDASADERKTETKTLTVEFNLRLNKWTSDSQAFDPNSTK; this is translated from the exons ATGGCCTGTCACACACTCACGTCAGCCATCGACAAACTCGTACACAGCCTGTGTTTGGAAAGTTTCCCATGTGGCAGAGGGAGCTGG CGCAAGCCAACATTACAAGATTCTAAAGACtgggatgatgaagatgatgatgaagaaagcACAGGCGCACAGTTCGAGGAGTTGGATAATCTCTGTGACCTGCTCCGAAGTCCACTATCACCGTGGCATCAGGAAGCATCATGGAGTCCTCAGACCTTAGATTTGAGAGAACTGGCTGTAAAGGcaccaaaaaaaatcaatgcagaCCGCATATATTCATCCTTAACAACCCTGCGCGTCGTGGACAAAGGG GTCTCGGTTATTGACGATGGACTGCTGAAGTTCCGAAATCTGGAACAACTCGTATTAACTGTTAACAACATCGCAGAGGTTCCTTCAAAGAACCTTCCCAAGACGCTTAAG GTTCTTGAACTGTACGGCAATCAGATTTCCAATCTCGAGAGTCTGAACACAGAACTTCCTCCCCATCTCCTGCATTTAGGTCTCGGTAACAACAGGCTTGGCTCTCCTGAAGACCTCCAGTATTTTGCTGTCAGTCGTTG GCCCCAGCTGATGTCTCTTGATCTGAGTTGGGCTGGATATACAGAACAATATGCTCTTGTGGACGCGCTCTCTACGTTGCCTCGCTTACGGAGTTTAGTTCTCGAAGGCAACCCTCTAACTTTAACCACCTTATACCCGGGATTTACACTGGACAGCTTAGATCGCTTGCTCTACCTTGATGAAACTCGAATATCCCCAGAAGATCGACGTCGCTACAGGGGCCTTGCGAAACTCAGAg CATCAGTCTCTGAGGAAGCAGAGGTGATCGTGTGTGTAAAGAAGATAAAGGGAGTCCCTAACTCTTTGCTGTTGAACGACGCTGAAGCCGAGTTCCCCCTGGTCAACTACAGCTATTCTGTTTCCTATGAATTCTTTGATGAAAGTCAGTCCCAGAAAAGT GTACATGCTGAGGATCAAACATCGCAAAATATCCTACAGAGATTAACCCCGGTTCCATGTACGTCGTCGGAGCACCAGGATCACG CCCTTAGCGTTCCTGTAGCTATGAACTGGACAACAACGCAAGCTTGGGCTGAAGAAATTGAGTTTAATCACTCCAGCACCCACCGCATCCGAGACCTGGCAGCTCTCAAGAACTTTTTTCTCAGGGGCCTTTGGATCACTGTGGAAGAGCAAAAG GTTTTGTCATGGCCTGCATCTCGTCCTGAAAGCAGTGGAACCAAAGCATcggcaaacaaaaaagaaaaaaag GCCTCATCGGCAGGAACAAAATCAAAagttaagaagaaaaaaaaggaatccgAGCTTGAGCTGATACATGAACAACCTATCAAGCAAACCCTTGGTTCAGTACATGTAAAGCTGAAAGACCTACTGGAAGGAAAGAGTCAAAGTGAAGAGCAGTATGACATGGTGGTGAAGCACTCCATCAGACCAGAGGTTTCCAAAGTTAAG AAAAGTAAGAAGTCCAAccgagaaaataaagaagaaaacccAACTTCTAAAAAAG GAAAAGTCAGCAAAGAGATGGCGACTGACGCCTCGGCAGATGAACGCAAGACGGAGACTAAGACTCTAACTGTGGAATTCAACCTCCGGTTGAACAAATGGACCTCTGATTCACAAGCATTTGATCCAAACTCAACCAAATAA
- the LOC124380475 gene encoding leucine-rich repeat-containing protein 43-like isoform X3: protein MACHTLTSAIDKLVHSLCLESFPCGRGSWRKPTLQDSKDWDDEDDDEESTGAQFEELDNLCDLLRSPLSPWHQEASWSPQTLDLRELAVKAPKKINADRIYSSLTTLRVVDKGVSVIDDGLLKFRNLEQLVLTVNNIAEVPSKNLPKTLKVLELYGNQISNLESLNTELPPHLLHLGLGNNRLGSPEDLQYFAVSRWPQLMSLDLSWAGYTEQYALVDALSTLPRLRSLVLEGNPLTLTTLYPGFTLDSLDRLLYLDETRISPEDRRRYRGLAKLRASVSEEAEVIVCVKKIKGVPNSLLLNDAEAEFPLVNYSYSVSYEFFDESQSQKSVHAEDQTSQNILQRLTPVPCTSSEHQDHALSVPVAMNWTTTQAWAEEIEFNHSSTHRIRDLAALKNFFLRGLWITVEEQKASSAGTKSKVKKKKKESELELIHEQPIKQTLGSVHVKLKDLLEGKSQSEEQYDMVVKHSIRPEVSKVKQKSKKSNRENKEENPTSKKGKVSKEMATDASADERKTETKTLTVEFNLRLNKWTSDSQAFDPNSTK from the exons ATGGCCTGTCACACACTCACGTCAGCCATCGACAAACTCGTACACAGCCTGTGTTTGGAAAGTTTCCCATGTGGCAGAGGGAGCTGG CGCAAGCCAACATTACAAGATTCTAAAGACtgggatgatgaagatgatgatgaagaaagcACAGGCGCACAGTTCGAGGAGTTGGATAATCTCTGTGACCTGCTCCGAAGTCCACTATCACCGTGGCATCAGGAAGCATCATGGAGTCCTCAGACCTTAGATTTGAGAGAACTGGCTGTAAAGGcaccaaaaaaaatcaatgcagaCCGCATATATTCATCCTTAACAACCCTGCGCGTCGTGGACAAAGGG GTCTCGGTTATTGACGATGGACTGCTGAAGTTCCGAAATCTGGAACAACTCGTATTAACTGTTAACAACATCGCAGAGGTTCCTTCAAAGAACCTTCCCAAGACGCTTAAG GTTCTTGAACTGTACGGCAATCAGATTTCCAATCTCGAGAGTCTGAACACAGAACTTCCTCCCCATCTCCTGCATTTAGGTCTCGGTAACAACAGGCTTGGCTCTCCTGAAGACCTCCAGTATTTTGCTGTCAGTCGTTG GCCCCAGCTGATGTCTCTTGATCTGAGTTGGGCTGGATATACAGAACAATATGCTCTTGTGGACGCGCTCTCTACGTTGCCTCGCTTACGGAGTTTAGTTCTCGAAGGCAACCCTCTAACTTTAACCACCTTATACCCGGGATTTACACTGGACAGCTTAGATCGCTTGCTCTACCTTGATGAAACTCGAATATCCCCAGAAGATCGACGTCGCTACAGGGGCCTTGCGAAACTCAGAg CATCAGTCTCTGAGGAAGCAGAGGTGATCGTGTGTGTAAAGAAGATAAAGGGAGTCCCTAACTCTTTGCTGTTGAACGACGCTGAAGCCGAGTTCCCCCTGGTCAACTACAGCTATTCTGTTTCCTATGAATTCTTTGATGAAAGTCAGTCCCAGAAAAGT GTACATGCTGAGGATCAAACATCGCAAAATATCCTACAGAGATTAACCCCGGTTCCATGTACGTCGTCGGAGCACCAGGATCACG CCCTTAGCGTTCCTGTAGCTATGAACTGGACAACAACGCAAGCTTGGGCTGAAGAAATTGAGTTTAATCACTCCAGCACCCACCGCATCCGAGACCTGGCAGCTCTCAAGAACTTTTTTCTCAGGGGCCTTTGGATCACTGTGGAAGAGCAAAAG GCCTCATCGGCAGGAACAAAATCAAAagttaagaagaaaaaaaaggaatccgAGCTTGAGCTGATACATGAACAACCTATCAAGCAAACCCTTGGTTCAGTACATGTAAAGCTGAAAGACCTACTGGAAGGAAAGAGTCAAAGTGAAGAGCAGTATGACATGGTGGTGAAGCACTCCATCAGACCAGAGGTTTCCAAAGTTAAG CAGAAAAGTAAGAAGTCCAAccgagaaaataaagaagaaaacccAACTTCTAAAAAAG GAAAAGTCAGCAAAGAGATGGCGACTGACGCCTCGGCAGATGAACGCAAGACGGAGACTAAGACTCTAACTGTGGAATTCAACCTCCGGTTGAACAAATGGACCTCTGATTCACAAGCATTTGATCCAAACTCAACCAAATAA
- the LOC124380475 gene encoding leucine-rich repeat-containing protein 43-like isoform X1 gives MACHTLTSAIDKLVHSLCLESFPCGRGSWRKPTLQDSKDWDDEDDDEESTGAQFEELDNLCDLLRSPLSPWHQEASWSPQTLDLRELAVKAPKKINADRIYSSLTTLRVVDKGVSVIDDGLLKFRNLEQLVLTVNNIAEVPSKNLPKTLKVLELYGNQISNLESLNTELPPHLLHLGLGNNRLGSPEDLQYFAVSRWPQLMSLDLSWAGYTEQYALVDALSTLPRLRSLVLEGNPLTLTTLYPGFTLDSLDRLLYLDETRISPEDRRRYRGLAKLRASVSEEAEVIVCVKKIKGVPNSLLLNDAEAEFPLVNYSYSVSYEFFDESQSQKSVHAEDQTSQNILQRLTPVPCTSSEHQDHALSVPVAMNWTTTQAWAEEIEFNHSSTHRIRDLAALKNFFLRGLWITVEEQKVLSWPASRPESSGTKASANKKEKKASSAGTKSKVKKKKKESELELIHEQPIKQTLGSVHVKLKDLLEGKSQSEEQYDMVVKHSIRPEVSKVKQKSKKSNRENKEENPTSKKGKVSKEMATDASADERKTETKTLTVEFNLRLNKWTSDSQAFDPNSTK, from the exons ATGGCCTGTCACACACTCACGTCAGCCATCGACAAACTCGTACACAGCCTGTGTTTGGAAAGTTTCCCATGTGGCAGAGGGAGCTGG CGCAAGCCAACATTACAAGATTCTAAAGACtgggatgatgaagatgatgatgaagaaagcACAGGCGCACAGTTCGAGGAGTTGGATAATCTCTGTGACCTGCTCCGAAGTCCACTATCACCGTGGCATCAGGAAGCATCATGGAGTCCTCAGACCTTAGATTTGAGAGAACTGGCTGTAAAGGcaccaaaaaaaatcaatgcagaCCGCATATATTCATCCTTAACAACCCTGCGCGTCGTGGACAAAGGG GTCTCGGTTATTGACGATGGACTGCTGAAGTTCCGAAATCTGGAACAACTCGTATTAACTGTTAACAACATCGCAGAGGTTCCTTCAAAGAACCTTCCCAAGACGCTTAAG GTTCTTGAACTGTACGGCAATCAGATTTCCAATCTCGAGAGTCTGAACACAGAACTTCCTCCCCATCTCCTGCATTTAGGTCTCGGTAACAACAGGCTTGGCTCTCCTGAAGACCTCCAGTATTTTGCTGTCAGTCGTTG GCCCCAGCTGATGTCTCTTGATCTGAGTTGGGCTGGATATACAGAACAATATGCTCTTGTGGACGCGCTCTCTACGTTGCCTCGCTTACGGAGTTTAGTTCTCGAAGGCAACCCTCTAACTTTAACCACCTTATACCCGGGATTTACACTGGACAGCTTAGATCGCTTGCTCTACCTTGATGAAACTCGAATATCCCCAGAAGATCGACGTCGCTACAGGGGCCTTGCGAAACTCAGAg CATCAGTCTCTGAGGAAGCAGAGGTGATCGTGTGTGTAAAGAAGATAAAGGGAGTCCCTAACTCTTTGCTGTTGAACGACGCTGAAGCCGAGTTCCCCCTGGTCAACTACAGCTATTCTGTTTCCTATGAATTCTTTGATGAAAGTCAGTCCCAGAAAAGT GTACATGCTGAGGATCAAACATCGCAAAATATCCTACAGAGATTAACCCCGGTTCCATGTACGTCGTCGGAGCACCAGGATCACG CCCTTAGCGTTCCTGTAGCTATGAACTGGACAACAACGCAAGCTTGGGCTGAAGAAATTGAGTTTAATCACTCCAGCACCCACCGCATCCGAGACCTGGCAGCTCTCAAGAACTTTTTTCTCAGGGGCCTTTGGATCACTGTGGAAGAGCAAAAG GTTTTGTCATGGCCTGCATCTCGTCCTGAAAGCAGTGGAACCAAAGCATcggcaaacaaaaaagaaaaaaag GCCTCATCGGCAGGAACAAAATCAAAagttaagaagaaaaaaaaggaatccgAGCTTGAGCTGATACATGAACAACCTATCAAGCAAACCCTTGGTTCAGTACATGTAAAGCTGAAAGACCTACTGGAAGGAAAGAGTCAAAGTGAAGAGCAGTATGACATGGTGGTGAAGCACTCCATCAGACCAGAGGTTTCCAAAGTTAAG CAGAAAAGTAAGAAGTCCAAccgagaaaataaagaagaaaacccAACTTCTAAAAAAG GAAAAGTCAGCAAAGAGATGGCGACTGACGCCTCGGCAGATGAACGCAAGACGGAGACTAAGACTCTAACTGTGGAATTCAACCTCCGGTTGAACAAATGGACCTCTGATTCACAAGCATTTGATCCAAACTCAACCAAATAA